In the Micromonospora narathiwatensis genome, one interval contains:
- a CDS encoding OsmC family protein has product MANPSSWLPEKATATAAGGHVRTEDGGLSTALASPLAPHCTGLTPEQLLAAAFASCLHHAAVEAAAEITDEAHTVEVTAEAKLGRDDDGRYRADVHAEISSAGLTRGQLADLVAYADRLWPFSSGDTSRHRLTVTPAENGRR; this is encoded by the coding sequence ATGGCGAATCCGAGTTCCTGGCTGCCGGAGAAGGCCACGGCGACCGCCGCGGGGGGTCACGTACGCACCGAGGACGGCGGGCTCTCCACGGCCCTGGCGTCCCCGCTGGCGCCGCACTGCACCGGCCTGACGCCCGAGCAGTTGCTGGCCGCGGCGTTCGCGTCCTGCCTGCACCACGCCGCGGTGGAGGCGGCCGCCGAGATCACCGACGAGGCGCACACGGTCGAGGTGACCGCGGAGGCGAAGCTCGGCCGCGACGACGACGGCCGGTACCGGGCCGACGTGCACGCCGAGATCTCCTCCGCCGGGCTGACCCGCGGGCAGCTGGCCGACCTGGTCGCCTACGCCGACCGGCTCTGGCCGTTCTCCAGCGGCGACACCAGCCGGCACCGGCTCACCGTCACCCCCGCCGAGAACGGGCGGCGCTGA